From the Maniola jurtina chromosome Z, ilManJurt1.1, whole genome shotgun sequence genome, one window contains:
- the LOC123880494 gene encoding PCI domain-containing protein 2 homolog, translating into MTTFTIKTYTENVERMYKLFDGEKLSQLVSLRDAHVPDWSYLSDYSPPDIADVVQDSCGKKPIYKLIVGHLLCVKALYDKEYLEAYGQQNQCIKATLMLLNLTEQNWCLPLLHTVCLELRLLAEKTEASLKQSHGYVLEMCSEVILSCFKICAADPKSDEQTKKLAMLYLAIQLFKVYFRLNKIHLHEPLAKAIHDTGYELWEKFPLKQKITYKYFLGRIAMFSLKNRLADELLSYVFDACHGKTQKKLVLTYLIPVKMMLGYMPNVHLLEKYDLLQYLGLMVVIKDGDLKGFNEVMEEHESFFISAGIYFIVEQLKVIAFRNLFRKVYLARNDSEIAFIDLLAALRMKGHDYVNSDEVISILANLISERKLRGWMSYKLKKLFVCELDPFPQLITI; encoded by the exons atgACGACTTTTACTATTAAAACATACACCGAGAATGTAGAGAGGATGTATAAGCTTTTTGATGGAGAAAAGCTTTCACAACTTGTATCTCTCCGGGATGCACATGTTCCCGACTGGAGCTATCTCTCTGACTACAGCCCTCCTGATATCGCCGATGTAGTTCAAGACAGTTGTGGAAAAAAACCCATTTATAAACTGATTGTAGGTCACTTGCTGTGTGTGAAG GCCCTCTACGACAAGGAGTATTTGGAAGCATATGGGCAGCAGAACCAGTGTATTAAGGCAACTCTGATGCTGCTGAACCTAACGGAGCAGAACTGGTGTTTGCCACTCCTGCATACAGTATGCCTGGAATTAAGGCTTCTTGCAGAGAAAACTGAAGCGTCCTTAA AACAAAGCCATGGCTATGTCCTAGAAATGTGTTCTGAAGTTATACTTTCATGCTTCAAAATTTGTGCTGCTGATCCTAAATCCGATGAACAAACAAAGAAACTGGCAATGTTATACCTTGCTATACAACTTTTTAAAGTCTACTTTCGactaaataaaattcatttgcACGAACCACTTGCAAAAGCTATCCACGATACTGGGTACGAACTCTGGGAAAAATTCCcactgaaacaaaaaataacatacaaatattttctGGGGCGTATAGCAATGTTCAGCTTGAAGAACCGCCTTGCTGATGAATTATTGTCTTACGTATTCGACGCGTGCCATGGGAAAACTCAGAAAAAACTGGTTCTGACATATTTGATACCAGTAAAAATGATGCTGGGATACATGCCAAATGTCCATCTGTTGGAAAAATATGACCTGCTACAGTATTTGGGCTTGATGGTTGTAATTAAAGATGGGGATTTAAAAGGCTTTAATGAAGTCATGGAAGAGCATGAATCTTTTTTCATCAGTGCTGGCATTTACTTCATCGTTGAGCAGTTAAAAGTTATAGCATTCAGGAATCTATTCCGGAAAGTATACCTTGCACGAAATGATTCTGAAATTGCTTTTATCGACTTGCTAGCGGCACTTCGAATGAAGGGGCACGATTATGTAAATTCTGATGAAGTTATCTCTATTTTAGCAAATTTAATATCTGAGAGGAAACTTAGGGGATGGATGTCATACAAACTAAAGAAGTTATTTGTATGCGAACTTGATCCATTTCCGCAACTCATTACTATTTAA
- the LOC123880457 gene encoding LOW QUALITY PROTEIN: Bardet-Biedl syndrome 2 protein-like (The sequence of the model RefSeq protein was modified relative to this genomic sequence to represent the inferred CDS: inserted 1 base in 1 codon; substituted 1 base at 1 genomic stop codon), which translates to MQASSVQPVFKLELNHKVTSGIVTIAKYDGTHSCLTAAAGYDKIIIHHPHGAMISGRAQRSQAHGEVSKLNLSQAVITLAAEAXSDCARDMLLIGSPTQILAYDVHDNSDLFFKEAPDGVNVIVVGHFDKHDEKLLIVGGNSSVMALNWQGVEQFWNVVSGKVCSMITFDFDKDGENELLIGCEDSYIKILKNNQFIMELAETGPVICLSQISEVRFAYGLANGTIGIYEEGIRLWRVKSEQNAISLQWSSENLACCWTNGRIDWRDGTGRVIRRVXMRSNAAAMLLADYRFVGAPDLFCVSDKGEVLGYPLIQENVSVSTTSKRFPSEEDRLAITELLNKKQALLVELQHYEANSSSMANQDIENPPTAMPTNTRLQVAVAADTEENCLQLVVSINNDTIVRTGLVLAEGIFETGETLARHPQQTQLKSILYIPLKPPRDVPVDVYIKALMGYADSEQFHIFEITKQLPRFSMYTIVSISIMKASVESYVIFRITERVQRICIWINQNFLLDEEVELDNEDTKDLNIGFLCLRDMSRLEIEFSADGQVKFNTPDIRLAGDLIQSLAVYFNLADLQVNHSS; encoded by the exons ATGCAAGCGTCCAGCGTGCAGCCTGTGTTCAAATTAGAATTAAACCATAAAGTTACATCGGGTATAGTTACGATCGCGAAGTATGATGGAACTCATTCGTGTCTTACTGCCGCTGCTGGATATGACaaa ATTATTATTCATCATCCTCACGGCGCCATGATAAGCGGGCGCGCTCAGCGATCTCAAGCTCATGGGGAAGTATCTAAACTAAATCTCAGTCAGGCAGTGATAACTCTGGCAGCTGAAG AATCAGACTGTGCAAGAGACATGCTATTAATTGGTTCTCCAAcccaaatattag CGTATGATGTTCACGACAACTCAGACCTGTTTTTCAAGGAAGCCCCAGATGGTGTCAATGTTATAGTTGTTGGTCATTTCGATAAACATGACGAGAAGCTACTTATTGTTGGGGGAAACAGTTCAGTAATGGCTCTAAATTGGCAAGGAGTAGAGCAGTTTTGGAACGTAGTTAGCGGTAAAGTGTGCTCAATGATCACTTTTGATTTCGATAAAGATGGCGAAAACGAG CTCCTCATTGGATGCGAAGAttcttacattaaaatattaaaaaataatcaatttatCATGGAGCTTGCTGAAACTGGCCCTGTTATCTGTTTATCACAAATAAGCGAAGTAAGATTTGCTTATGGACTAGCAAACGGCACGATAGGAATCTATGAAGAAGGTATTCGATTATGGAGAGTAAAA TCTGAACAAAATGCGATTTCTCTGCAATGGTCGAGTGAAAATTTAGCTTGTTGTTGGACTAACGGTAGGATTGACTGGCGAGATGGTACTGGACGAGTAATTAGACGTGTGTAGATGCGTTCTAACGCAGCTGCTATGTTGCTTGCGGACTATCGGTTTGTTGGTGCACCAGACCTTTTTTGCGTGTCTGACAAAGGAGAAG TACTAGGATATcctctaatccaagaaaatgtcAGTGTAAGCACGACTTCTAAAAGATTTCCCTCAGAAGAAGATCGGTTAGCCATTACGGAGTTATtgaaca aaaaacaagcaTTGTTGGTCGAGTTACAACACTATGAAGCCAATTCCTCAAGTATGGCTAATCAAGATATTGAAAATCCTCCAACTGCGATGCCTACGAATACGCGACTACAAGTTGCTGTAGCTGCTGATACAGAAGAA AATTGTCTTCAACTGGTAGTTTCAATAAATAACGACACCATAGTACGCACTGGTCTGGTACTGGCAGAAGGGATTTTCGAAACTGGCGAAACACTGGCGAGACATCCACAGCAAACACAGCTTAAATCTATTCTGTATATACCACTGAAACCACCTCGGGATGTTCCAGTTGACGTTTACATTaag gCATTAATGGGTTACGCAGATAGCGAACAATTTCATATATTTGAAATCACCAAGCAATTGCCTAGGTTTTCTATGTATACAATAGTATCTATATCCATTATGAAAGCCTCGGTTGAAAGTTATGTAATATTTCGTATTACTGAAAGAGTACAAAGAATCTGCATTTGGATTAATCAAAATTTTTTACTTGATGAAGAAGTTGAATTAGATAATGAGGACACCAAAGATTTAAATATAGGCTTTTTATGTCTTAGAGATATGTCTCGCCTTGAAATAGAATTCAGTGCTGATGGGCAAGTCAAATTTAATACACCAGATATTCGTCTCGCTGGAGATTTAATTCAAAGTTTAGCAGTTTATTTCAATTTGGCTGATCTGCAGGTAAATCATTCAAgctaa
- the LOC123880489 gene encoding proton-coupled amino acid transporter-like protein CG1139, with protein sequence MPKNILAEMGSQVGLTPGRQNKKEAEEWARRQSGPMVNPSFEPDDFLPQSLSPVKDEKKKPGDKGIFLVNLNEKNLQEVEEYEPYDNRVVDHPTTNTETLLHLLKGSLGTGILAMPHAFAKSGYVVGTVGTLVIGVLCTYCIHVLLDSCYVLCKRRKVPSLTYTGAAEAALSEGPDWCKACAPYAAHVVNAFLLIYQIGTCCVYVVFVSENIQYVLTKHFELEVTVIEVMTYILIPLVMINWVRDLKYLAPFSAIANAVTIVGFGIIMYYIFREAPSLEGKHPAGKIRDFPLFFGTVLFALEAIGVILPLENEMKTPKSFVGTFGVLNRAMVSIIILYVGMGLFGYLQYGEAAAGSITLNLPSQTEILASVVQCLLAFAIFITHALACYVAIDILWNEYVGVRLLNSNHRFLWEYMLRTVIVLVTFGLAAAVPELDLFISLFGALCLSALGLAFPAFIQSCTYWYYVSDSERIRMIIKNAIVVVFGVLGLVVGTWTSLEGIIVKFSAHSVVLNSTDAGQILANTTSSIMP encoded by the exons CCTGTCACCCGTAAAAGATGAAAAGAAGAAACCCGGCGACAAGGGCATCTTCCTGGTCAACTTGAACGAGAAGAACCTTCAGGAGGTGGAGGAGTACGAGCCCTATGACAACCGCGTGGTTGACCACCCCACCAC AAACACAGAAACCCTCCTGCACTTGTTGAAAGGGAGCCTAGGAACTGGCATCCTGGCGATGCCTCACGCTTTCGCCAAGTCAGGCTACGTGGTCGGCACAGTGGGCACTTTGGTGATAG GTGTTTTGTGCACATACTGCATCCATGTGCTGCTGGACTCGTGCTACGTGCTGTGCAAGCGGCGGAAGGTGCCTTCCCTGACGTACACCGGTGCAGCAGAGGCCGCGCTCTCCGAGGGACCTGATTGGTGCAAGGCATGCGCACCTTATGCTGC ACACGTCGTAAACGCATTTCTACTCATCTACCAGATCGGCACGTGCTGCGTGTACGTGGTGTTCGTATCTGAGAACATACAGTACGTTCTGACCAAGCACTTTGAATTAGAGGTCACAGTCATAGAGGTTATGACCTACATCCTGATCCCTCTGGTCATGATAAACTGGGTGCGAGACTTGAAGTATTTGGCGCCTTTCTCGGCGATCGCGAATGCGGTGACGATTGTCGGCTTCGGGATCATCATGTACTACATCTTCCGGGAAGCCCCTTCGTTGGAAGGAAAGCACCCAGCGGGAAAGATCAGAGACTTTCCTCTATTTTTCGGAACGGTGTTGTTCGCTTTGGAAGCTATTGGTGTG ATTCTGCCCCTGGAAAATGAGATGAAGACCCCCAAATCGTTCGTAGGAACGTTCGGAGTTCTGAACCGTGCAATGGTATCCATCATCATCTTGTACGTGGGCATGGGTCTCTTCGGATATCTTCAATATGGGGAGGCGGCAGCTGGCAGTATCACGCTGAACTTGCCTTCACAGACTGaaat TTTGGCGAGCGTGGTTCAATGTCTGTTAGCGTTCGCGATCTTCATAACCCACGCTCTGGCCTGCTACGTCGCCATCGACATCCTGTGGAACGAGTACGTGGGTGTTCGCCTGCTCAACAGCAACCACAGGTTCCTGTGGGAATATATGCTAAGGACCGTCATCGTACTCGTCACGT TTGGACTGGCAGCAGCAGTACCCGAGCTTGACCTCTTTATCTCACTGTTTGGCGCCCTCTGCTTATCTGCCTTAGGCCTGGCTTTCCCTGCCTTCATCCAAAGCTGCACCTACTGGTACTACGTCTCAGACTCGGAAAGAATCCGTATGATCATCAAGAACGCTATAGTCGTAGTTTTTGGAGTCCTTGGCTTAGTTGTAGGAACCTGGACGTCTCTTGAAGGCATTATCGTCAAATTCTCAGCACACTCCGTAGTATTAAATTCTACTGACGCAGGCCAGATCCTCGCCAACACTACGTCCAGTATAATGCCTTGA